A genomic stretch from Lathyrus oleraceus cultivar Zhongwan6 chromosome 2, CAAS_Psat_ZW6_1.0, whole genome shotgun sequence includes:
- the LOC127119425 gene encoding metalloendoproteinase 2-MMP: MITQNQHIFALALLTLISITLTSVSSRLFPNPSEIPTWMTNHAPPGAWDGYRNFTGCTRGKTYDGLSKLKNYFQHFGYIPNAPPLNFTDDFDDALESAVRAYQKNFNLNITGELDDATINYIVKPRCGVADIINGTTSMNSGKFNDTNLHTVAHYAFFPGKPRWPAGTRTLTYAFDPNENLDDATKQVFANAFNQWSKVTTITFTETTSYRSADIKIGFYSGDHGDGEPFDGVLGTLAHAFSPTDGRFHLDKSEDWVVNGDVRESSLSNAIDLESVAVHEIGHVLGLGHSSVEEAIMYPTISSRTRKVELEEDDIKGIQELYGSNPNFNGTTTATTSRDRDSSYGGRRHVVSLFLSLLFVGFGCLSL, encoded by the coding sequence ATGATTACCCAAAACCAACATATTTTTGCTTTAGCATTATTAACACTAATTAGCATCACATTAACTTCAGTTTCATCTCGTTTATTTCCTAATCCATCTGAAATCCCTACATGGATGACTAACCACGCGCCACCAGGCGCCTGGGACGGATACCGAAACTTCACCGGATGTACCCGCGGCAAAACATACGACGGACTCTCCAAACTCAAAAACTACTTTCAACATTTCGGTTACATCCCCAACGCGCCGCCGTTAAACTTCACCGACGACTTCGACGATGCATTGGAATCCGCCGTACGCGCCTACCAAAAGAATTTCAACCTCAACATCACCGGCGAACTCGACGACGCAACAATAAACTACATCGTCAAACCACGATGCGGTGTCGCTGATATCATCAACGGAACAACCTCCATGAACTCCGGCAAGTTCAACGACACAAATCTCCATACCGTCGCACACTACGCATTCTTCCCCGGTAAGCCACGGTGGCCGGCGGGAACAAGAACCCTAACCTACGCCTTCGATCCAAACGAGAATCTCGACGACGCAACGAAACAAGTATTCGCAAACGCGTTTAACCAATGGTCGAAAGTAACAACAATAACATTCACAGAAACTACTTCGTATCGAAGCGCGGATATAAAAATAGGATTCTACAGTGGCGACCACGGAGACGGAGAACCATTTGACGGCGTGTTAGGGACGTTAGCACACGCGTTTTCACCGACTGACGGAAGGTTCCATTTAGATAAATCCGAAGACTGGGTGGTTAACGGAGACGTAAGGGAGTCATCTTTGTCTAACGCTATTGATTTGGAATCCGTTGCGGTTCATGAAATAGGACATGTTTTAGGGTTAGGACATTCGTCCGTTGAAGAGGCTATTATGTATCCTACGATAAGTTCGAGAACGAGGAAGGTTGAACTTGAGGAGGATGATATTAAAGGGATTCAGGAGCTTTATGGTTCTAATCCGAACTTTAATGGGACTACTACTGCTACTACTTCGAGGGATAGAGATTCTAGTTATGGTGGTCGAAGACATGTGGTGTCGTTGTTTTTGTCTTTGTTGTTTGTTGGATTTGGTTGTTTGAGTTTGTAG